From Methanothermobacter tenebrarum:
GTGGCGAATGTTTCAAGCGACATATACGACCCAGACATGAGCAACAACAGAGCTAATGCGACTATCACTGTGCCACCAGCAGCAGACCTTGCCATCACTAAAGTTGCTAACCAGACAGTGGTTAATTACCTGGACACTGTCAAATTCACCTTAACTGTTACAAACAATGGACCAGATACTGGAGTGAATGTTAGGGTAACTGACTTGTTACCAGCCGGATTACAATTCTTGAGTGCAAACGCTTCACAGGGAAGCTACAATGAAACTACTGGCATCTGGACCATCGGCGAGTTAGCAAATGGTGCTGTGGCAACCTTGGATATCATAGCCAAGGTTGTGGCAAGCAACACCAGCATAACTAATGTGGCTACCGTGACAAGTGACATAGATGATCCAAATCCAAGTAATAACAGGGATTCTGTGACGATAAAAGTAGGCAAAAAGCCAACGCCAAAACCGCCGAAACCACCAGGGCCGGGTGAAGTTCCAATGCAACCAACAGGAACTTCATTATCCTTGATGTTATTAGCAGTACTGTCAATTATCGGTGGATTCGCAGTTTCAAGAAAAGTATAATAGAATTTCTCCCCCTTTTTTCCTTTTTTGTGGATATCATAATTTTAAATTTTTTGTAATTGCACATTATACATCAAGTATATATGCCTTTTATGTGAGATAATGATTTCAACTGGATTATTCCCCGGTGATGTTATGAAGGATCTTTCAAGGGAGATAGTATCAAGGATAAATAAAATTTCACGGCCAGTTAAGATAATGCATGTCTGCGGATCCCATGAACATACAATAATGCAACATGGTATACGATCCCTTTTACCAGAGGAGGTTGAAGTTGTCGCGGGGCCTGGATGCCCAGTATGTTGCGTTCCTGCGAGGGAAATTGATGAGTGTGTGGAACTTGCAAGGCAAGGCGTTACCATCACGACATTTGGAGACATGCTCCGCGTCCCGGGATCTTATGGTTCTCTTGCTGATGCAAAGGCTGAGGGTGCTGATGTTAGAATAGTCTATGGTGTGAATAATGCTGTTGAAATCGCGAAGAACCTTGACCGTGAAGTTGTTTTCATGGCAGCGGGTTTCGAGACGACAGCGCCCACAACAGCTTCTGCAATCTTGTCGGATCCGCCAGAAAATTTTTCGGTTCTTTCATGTCATCGTTTAATACCTCCAGCCTTAAAGTTTCTCATAGAATCTGGGGAAGTGAATTTGGATGGTCTTATAGAGCCTGGGCACGTTTCCACTATAATAGGTACAAGGCCTTATATTCCGTTTTCAAGGGATTATGGGATACCTCAGGTTATAGCGGGTTTCAACCCGATTGATGTTCTATTGGCAGTTTATATGATACTTCGTCAGATTAGAAATGGTGAGGCCAAGGTTGAGAATGAGTATAGGAGAGTTGTCAGGGAGGAAGGTAACGTTAAAGCTCAGGAGGTTATGAGAGAAGTTTTCTTTGTTACGAGTAGGGAGTGGAGGGGCTTCCCTGAGATCCCGGATTCTGTATATGAGATAAAAGATGAATTTTCGGATTTTAATGCTAGGGAGAAGTTTGATATAGAATTAGGGGATGTGGTTGAATGTCCCACAGGTTGTATTTGTGGTGCTGTATTAAGGGGTGTTGCGAGGCCTGAGGATTGTTCGCTTTTTAGGAGCGAGTGCACACCAACTAACCCTGTTGGTGCATGTATGGTTTCAAGGGAGGGGACGTGTAATATTGCGTACCGTTATAGTTCATTTTGAGGATAGATTATGAGGGCAATTGCTGTGGACATTGATGGTACCATAACTGACCCAACAAGGAAGTTGAGCATACCCGCCCTTAAGGCGTTGAGGAAGGCCGAATCCTTTGGAGTGCCCGTTATACTTGTCACTGGTAACATTCTATGTTTCACTAGGGCAACTTCTGTACTTATAGGAACCTCCGGGGGTCTTGTAGCAGAAAATGGTGGTGTAATATACTCTAGGGGGAAAGTTAAAGTACTGGGTGATATTAAAAAGGCTGAAAGAGCATATAAGCACCTTAGAAGTTTTTATCCTGTAGAAAAGGTTCAATTTTCAGAATTCAGAGTTTCTGAGATAGCCATATGGCGGACAATACCTGAAGATATCATAAAAGAAACTTTAAGGGATTTTGACATTGAAGTCTATGATACAAAATTTGCAATTCACCTTACAGATCCACAAGTCAATAAAGGCTCATCACTTAAAATAGTCGCAAAAGACATGGGACTCAAAACAGATGATATAATGGCGATAGGAGATAGTGAAAACGACATCGACTTCCTCAAAGTGGCCGGGTTAAAGGTTGCAGTTGCAAATGCAGACCCCCAACTTAAAGAGATGGCAGATTATGTGACAACCAAGGAATATGGTGATGGGGTGGCAGAAGCACTTGAAAAATTCATATTCCAACGGAGGGGGATAGATTGTATGATATAGCAGAAAAAACATTCAAAGAAGCTCTTAAACATGCCCCGAATGTGGAAGTATATGTGCAAAAGGAGGAAACATTAGAAGTCGACATTCAAAGGGATAAAATAGACCTTGCAAAGGAACAACATTTAACAGGCCTCGGCTTAAGGGTCATACAAGATAAAAAGATGGGTTTCGCTTACACCACAGACATGCGCCGAATAAAAGAAACAATAAAAATGGCCGTCTCTAACATGGGAGCGAATGAAGCAGATGAAAATTTCAAATTTTCCAAACCATCACATTATCCGCAAGTGAAAAAAATCTATGATAAAAGATTTCACGATCTTGAAGTTTCAGATGCCCATGAATTCGCTGAGAGAATGATAGATAAGGTTTTTGATGAAGGTTGTGAGCCTACCAGTGGCGGCTTCACCGCAAGCCACTTGGAAACCCTCCTATTAAATTCCAATGGGGTTGAGAGCGAATACAAGAGCACGGGATTTTCTGCCCACATATCAGTTAATGCCAAGGAAGGTGACCTTAAATCTACAGCCTATGAATCTGATGCATCATGCCTAATGAGCATAGAACCGGAAAAGATATCCCAGACTGCCTGCAAGATAGCTAAAGATTCCATTGGAGGCGAAAAAATTGATACGGGCGATTTGAGCATACTATTAGACTATCACGCCATAAATGGCATTCTCGCGACATTCACATCAGCAATAAACGCCGATAACGTCCAAAGGGGAAGATCATACCTTGCAGACAAAATCGGGGAAGAAATAGCGAACCTAACCATGAACATATATGATGATGGGAGAATAACAGGGGGCCTCTACTCAGCCCCTATGGATGATGAAGGCACGCCATCACAACGCACACCCATAATAGAAAAAGGAATACTAAAAAATTTCATATATGACCTCTATACAGCCTCCAAGGGAAACGTTAAAAGTACTGGTAATGGTATAAGACCATCATTCTCAAGCATACCAACAGTTTCAACCACTAACATCATCCTAGACTTCCAGGATAAAATAACAGTTGATGATATCGAAAGGGGTATGCTCGTAACTGATGTTCTCGGCGCCCACACAGCCAACCCGATTTCCGGAGACTTCTCATTGGAAGCTAACAACCCATTCTTCATAGAAAATGGGGAGATAAAATATCCAATAAAAAAAGCCATGATTTCAGGTAACCTCTTCAACATCCTAAAACAGGTAAAAATGATAGACTCCAAGATAAGGCAAATAGGAGCCTTCATAACACCAAGGATATTCATAGAAACCATAAGGGTTATTGGAGGATAACATACAAAAGGCAGAGACCCCCCATATAATATATGATGCTAGAAGATTACCATCTTATAAGAGAAGATAAAAAACTTGCACGATTTAAAATAGCAGCATCCATAAAGGCCAAGGACGTGCCAAAAGACAAATTATGGGACGAACACGAAAGAATCCGCAGAAAGTTCAAAGAGTATTATGAAAAACAGACCATAAGATCTCATGAGACATCATTCCTAGATTTGAAGATAAAAATAGCAGACAACATATTTAAATCATGTCATTTTTGCGAAAGACGCTGCTATGTCAACCGCAAAAAAGAACCAGGATACTGCGGCGTACTAGAAGCCAGGATAGCATCAGAATTTTTACACTTCGGAGAAGAAGCACCACTCGTCCCAAGTCATACAATATTCTTTTCAGGTTGCACATTCCACTGCGTATTCTGCCAAAACTGGGACATATCCCAAAATCCCCAAGGAGGCGTCCACATAAAACCTGGGAAACTCGCAGACATAATAGATAAAAAGAGGCGAAGAGGATCATTCAATGTAAATTTTGTCGGGGGAGACCCCACACCCAACCTTAACTACATCCTAAAAGTCATCTCAAAATGCAAAGAAAACATCCCCATAATATGGAACAGCAACTTCTACATGTCAAAAGAGGCCATGAACCTACTAGATGGTATCATAGACTTATACTTAACAGATTTCAAATTCGGAAACGACAAATGCGCCAAAACACTAGCGGACGTGGACAATTACTGGGAAATAGCCACAAGGAACCACCTACTAGCCAAAGAATCGGCTGATATGATAATAAGACATCTTGTACTCCCAGGGCACATTGAATGTTGCACAATACCCATACTATCATGGATAGCCGACAAACTAGGCAAAAACACCCCAGTTAATATAATGGGACAATACAGGCCGGTATACCATGCCATGGAATACCCCAGGATAGACAGATACCCTACAAGAGAAGAAATCCACACAGCAAGGGAATATGCAAGGGAACTAGGCCTCGCCAACCTACTATAAAATGATGTGGAGGATAAAAAGATTGAATATCATAATAACAGGAAAACCCGGATCTGGGAAGACAACACTAATCAAAAAAATAAAAAACTATCTAGAAAAAAAGGGGGCTAGCATAGGTGGAATATTCACACCAGAAATAAGAGAAGGTAAAAAGAGGATAGGCTTCGAGATAATAGATATAATGACCAATGAAAGGGGTATACTAGCAGAAAAGGGAGCTCCAGGGCCGAGGGTAGGATCCTATGGTGTTAACCTTGAGACGATCAAGAGGGTGGGCATACCCGGGATCGAAAAAGCCATTAAATCCGCGGATTACATCATAATAGATGAGGTCGCGCCAATGGAACTTAAAGACCCAAACTTCCTAGTTAAAGTGGAAGAAGCGTTTTCAAGCGACAAGACAGTGATAGCAGCCTTCCACAGGAAACTCATCCAGAACATAAAGGATAGAGAAGACGTGCAAATATTCAAAATCGACCCAAAAAATCGTGAAATAGTATACGAAGAGATAAAAAGCATAATAGAGGGAAAATAATGGAATGTGACGATTATGGGCTTGCAAGAGCCATTGAAAGGGAAAACCTAAACTTAAACCCCCTCCAGAGGGGTGGTGTCCTCCCAGCAGATGCCCGTGAAGCACTTTATGAATTCTCAGATGGTTATAGTATATGTGATTATTGTGAAGGAAGACTAGATCAGATAAGAAAACCAGACATCACAAGATTCCTTGAGGATCTCGCAGACTTCATAAACATTGACATTGTAAGAACAGTCCATGGTGCGAGAGAAGGAAAATTTGCCGTGATGCACGCCATCTGCGACAAAGGGGATACTATAGTAACAGATGGGAACGCGCACTATACCACACATTTAGCAGCCGAAAGAAACCGCCTTAAAATCATCGAAGCACCCAACAATGGATATCCAACATTCGAAATAAAACCAGAAACCTACAAACAAGTACTAGAAGACGCCATCGACAAGACAGAGATCAAACTAGCAGTTTTAACACACGTCGACGGAGACTATGGAAACCTTACAAATGCAAAAACAATAGCATCTATTTGCAGAAGATTAGGCGTCCCACTATTATTAAATTGCGCATACTCCATGGGTCGAATGCCAATAGACGCCAAGGAGATAGGTGCCGATTTCATTGTTGGCAGCGGACACAAGAGCATGGCAGCCTCCGGGCCTATAGGAGTGCTTGGCATGACCAGCGAATGGGAGGACATCATACTTAAAAAATCTGAGCGTCACGAAAAAAAGGAAATCGAAATGTTAGGCTGTACAAGTAGAGGTGCTCCAATAGCAACACTGATGGCATCATTCCCACACGTGAAAGAAAGAGTACACAGATGGAACGATGAAATTAAAAAAACAAGACACTTTATAAAAGAAATGGAAAAATTAGGGGAAATAATACAATTAGGGGTTAAGCCAAAAGAGCACGACCTGGTAAGATTTGAAACACCCATATTCGATAGTATAGCACGTTCACATCCAAGAAGGGGCTTTTTCTTATATGAGGAGCTTAAAAAGAGGAAAATAGTTGGTATAAAGAGGGGTCAGACACGATGGTTCAAATGCAGCGTATATGCCATGACCATGGAACAAGTAGAATATATAATCAACGCCTTCAAAGATATCATAGAAAAATACCAAAAATCCTAGATTATGGGAAACTGTATCTCCACTCTACTCCCATGATATATCTCCCTCGGTGAACCTATAACATCTATCTTATTCTCTTCAACAAAATCTATGAGAGAATCATAAGCAGCTCCCCTACCCGAACCTTTATAGAAAGTGTATAAAACCCTATGCTTGGGGATAGTCACAATCTTCACACGATCAGTACCCTCGACCTCCTCCTCTATAGGGAACCCCACATCATATCTTCCCTCATCCTCAAAGGGGCTAGTATAGAATATCACAAAACCAGAACCCCCAATCTTGACCTTATACTCCCTAAGCCATTCCTCGAGTTCTTGAAGTAACTTTTTGGTCTTCTTAAAACAGCCAGTATAACTTATAACAGCTATAAGCTCATCAGGGACCATTTTAGTCTTTATCATGACAGCACACCCAAGAGAGAATAAAATGATTTTTTGGGACGCCGGGACTGGGATTTGAACCCAGGAGGAGCAAAGCTCCACGGGATCTCAAGTCCCGCGCCTTACCTGGCTAGGCTATCCCGGCACATAAAAAAAGGATCACAAACTACAATGATAGGGAAGGGCTGCTCTTAGCCCTTAAGTTCTATTTCTATACTAACATTATCTGGTACGTTCACTTTCATGACCTGGCGCATGGCCCTTTCATCGGCTTCTATCCCCACGAGTCTCTTATGTATTCTCATCTCCCATTTTTCCCAAGTAGCGGTTCCCTCACCATCTGGGGATTTACGGGTTGGTACTATAAGCCTCTTAGTGGGGAGGGGTATGGGACCTGATATGTCAACTCCGGTTCTCTCTGCTATCTTCTTTATCTGTTCACAAACGTATTCTAATTTTTTTGGGTCAGTTCCTGTGAGTTTAATCCGTGCCTTCTGCATTTACATCCTCCAAAAAAATATAATATGGGGGAGCGTTTTATTTTGCTGGTACTAGGTCTATGCACATCCCAGCTGCGACTGTCTGTCCCATGTCCCTTATGGCGAATCTTCCCATGTGTGGGATGTCCTTGATCTTTTCTATTACGAGTGGTTTGGTTGGTTGTATTTTAACCACTGCAGCGTCTCCAGTTTTGAGGTAGTCTGGGTTTTCTTCTTGCACTTCACCAGTTGCAGGGTTTATCTTCTGGACGAGTTCTGTGAATGTGCATGCGACCTGAGCTGTATGGCAGTGGAATACCGGTGTGTATCCTACTGTTATAACCCCTGGGTGTTGTAATACGACTACCTGGGCTGTGAATTGTTTCGCGACTGTTGGTGGCGTGTCAGGATGTCCTGCTACGTCACCCCTTCTTATATCATTCTTTCCAACACCTCTCACATTGAATCCTATGTTATCACCGGGTTCTGCCTGTTCTATACGTTCATGGTGCATTTCTATGGATTTGACTTCTCCGCCAACGCCTGGTGGTTCGAAGATGACATTGTCACCAGTCTTTAGAACTCCGGTTTCAACCCTGCCAACGGGTACTGTTCCCACTCCTGTGATGGAATATACATCCTGGATTGGTATCCTTAATGGTAAGTCCACTGGTTTTTCTGGTGGGTTTAACTGGTCTAATGCCTCGACTATTGTGGGGCCCTTGTACCATGGTGTTTTATCACTCTTTTGGGTTATGTTGTCGCCTACGAATGCTGAGACTGCCACGAATGGGACTTCATTGGGCTTGTAACCGACTGTCTTGATGAGTTCGCTCACTTCATCTTTAACTTCATTGTATCTGTCTTCGCTGTAATCTACTAGGTCCATCTTGTTTATCGCGACGATTAACTGGTCTATGCCGAGTGTCCTTGCAAGGAATACGTGTTCTTTTGTCTGTGGCATCACACCATCGTCTGCTGCCACGACTAGTACTGCAGCGTCTGCTTGTGAAGCTCCTGTGATCATGTTTTTAACGAAGTCGCGGTGGCCTGGACAATCCACGATTGTGAATTCATATTTTTTTGTTTCGAATTTTGTATGTGCGAGGTCTATTGTCAGTCCTCTTTCCCTTTCTTCTGCTAATCTGTCCATAACATATCTGAATTTGTCTTCTCCTTCAGCTAGTTGCTGTTCAGTGATGACTCCTGCTTGTAGGAGAAGGTGACCTACAAGTGTGGATTTTCCATGGTCTACGTGTCCAATAAATGCCAAGTTTATGTGTTCTTTCTCTTTAGCCATAATATTACCTCCAATATTCTGTGATGATTTGAAGTTTGACCTTATTGGGGGTTAAATCTCCTATATTTATTATCTTATTATATAAATTTATGTGCTTTTTTAGCTGAGGTAATGGTCAGCACCATATGGTTCGGGTGATAATCCTTTCCTGGTTCTTATCTCTCTTATGATGGTTTTTTGGAGTTCATCAGGTAATTTCTCAAATCCTGCGTTTTCAGTGGACCAGAGGCATCTTCCTTCTGTGGCTGATCTGATGTCCCCTGCGAAGCCGAACATTTCAGCAACTGGAACCTTAGCCTCTACTGTTACCATGTCACCCTCTTGGCTCATATCTAAGATTTGACCGCGCCTGTTCTGTATCTCCCTTGTAGCGTTACCCATGTATTCTTGTGGAACGTTTATGAAAACTTTCTGTATTGGTTCGAGGATCTTAGGTTCAGCCATCATCATAGCAGCATACATAGCCCTTCTAACCGCGGGGAGCACCTGTGCGGGTCCCCTGTGCACGGCGTCCTCGTGGATTTTAGCATCCACGAGTTTTACTTTAACGCCCATCACCTTTTCCTTTGCTAGTGGACCATCATCTATCGCACTTTCAAAACCGTCTAATATGAGCTCTTTTATCTCATCAAGGTATTGTATACCTCTTGTCATGTTTATGAAGAGGTTCTTTTCATATACGTCCCATACTCTTCTAGCCTCTTCTTTGTCTAGGCCCGCTTTTATGAATTTATTCGCCATTTCTTTTCCTTTTATCCTACCCTCTTTGATCTGACCATCCTGTATGGCTTTGAATACTGACTCCTCCAATGGTTCTATGGTTATATAGAATCTGTTATGTTTGTTGGGTGATTTGCCCTCAACCGGCCCTGCAGTGTCCATGACAGTCTCCCTGTAAACTACTATGGGCTCTGAGGTTTCTATTTCAACACCTTTTTCGTTTATCCTATAGGCGATTATTTCAAGGTGTAATTCACCCATCCCAGATACGAGGTGTTCACCTGTTTCCTCGTTTATCTCGACTTTTACTGTCGGATCTTCTTTGGCTATCTGCCTCAATACCTCTATAAGTTTTGGAAGATCCTTTGTGTTCTTTGCTTCAACTGCTACTGTGACAACAGGCTCTGAAATGTGTTCTAGGCTCTCAAACGCTTCTATTTTCCTCTCGGTATCGCATATTGTTTCACCTGCAACCACATTCTTGGCACCGGTTATTGCCACAATGTTACCAGCTGGGACCACATCAGTGTTTATCCTCTCTGGGCCCATGTAGACTCCGACCTGTTGGACCCTGGAGGTGGTATGGGATCCTACAAGGAATATCTCATCACCCTTTTTGATGGTCCCACCGAATATACGACCAGTCGCCACTTCACCAGCATGTTTATCTATCCTAACATCTGTTATCATGACTGCTAGGGGCCCATTGGGGTCTGTTTTGAGCATTGCTTGGCCTTCTCCACTTTCTAGGTCTCCTTGCCATATGACGGGTACTCTATAAGTTTGGGATTCTGACGGGCTTGGCAGGTGTTCTACGACCATTCCGAGGAGTACTTTGTGTAGGGGGACTTTCTGGGCTAGTTCTTTTTGTCTGTCTTCTTTACAGTATTGGTATATGTCCTTGAAGGTTATGCCAGTTTCTTGCATTATTGGGACGTTTATGGCCCAGTTGTAGTAGGCTGATCCAAAGGCCACGCTCCCGTCTTCTACCCTTACTTGCCATTTTTCTTTGAATTCTTTGGGTGCCATGCTTTTGATTAGCTTGTTTACTTGGCTTATTATTTTTATGAATCTTTCTTGGAGTTCTTCTGGTTTGAGTTTGAGTTCGTTTATTAGACGATCCACTTTATTTATGAATAGTACTGGTTTCACGTGTTCTTTGAGGGCTTGTCTTAGTACTGTTTCTGTCTGGGGCATCACACCTTCGACTGCGCAGACCACGACCACTGCACCGTCAACAGCTCTCATTGCACGTGTAACATCCCCTCCAAAGTCTACGTGTCCTGGGGTGTCTATGAGGTTTATGAGGTATTCTTTGCCATTGTATGGGTGGACCATGGATACGTTAGCTGCATCAATAGTTATACCCCTTGCCTGTTCTTGTTCGTCGAAGTCTAGGAATAACTGGTCGCCTGCTAGTTCTGCTGATATCATCCCTGCGCCGGCTAGTAGGTTGTCTGATAGTGTTGTTTTTCCATGGTCTATGTGGGCGACTATGCCAATGTTTCGGATGTAATCTGGTTTGTACATTAATTCTTTGATCTTACTAATCATTTTAGCACGTCTACTCACTAAAATCACCTTAATGTGCTGATCTGGCTATTCTTTCTTTTTCTTCTTTCTTTTGGATTGCGAAGCTTCTTGTATCATACTCTGAGGCTAATATGATCTCTTGGGCTAGGCATTCCTCTATTGATTTCTTGGTTTTGAAGGCTGCTTGCATGGCACCCTTTGTGAGGAAGTTCAAGGATAAGTCGAGTCTGCGTTGTGGGGACACGTCAACGGCGACTTGGTAGGCTATACCCCCATATTTTATCCTTGTTGTCTCCTCTCTTGGGGATGTGTTCTCTATGGCCTTAACTAGGACTTCTATTGGGTTCTTCTTGGTCTGCTGGTTTATTATCTCAAATGCCTTTTTAACGATCTTGTATGCTTTATTCTTTTTTCCAGTGTTTTTTTCTGTTCTCATGACCTTGTTTATTAGTCTTTCAATTATTGAAACCTTTGATTTTGCGAATTGTCTTT
This genomic window contains:
- a CDS encoding DUF11 domain-containing protein, with translation VANVSSDIYDPDMSNNRANATITVPPAADLAITKVANQTVVNYLDTVKFTLTVTNNGPDTGVNVRVTDLLPAGLQFLSANASQGSYNETTGIWTIGELANGAVATLDIIAKVVASNTSITNVATVTSDIDDPNPSNNRDSVTIKVGKKPTPKPPKPPGPGEVPMQPTGTSLSLMLLAVLSIIGGFAVSRKV
- the hypD gene encoding hydrogenase formation protein HypD; its protein translation is MKDLSREIVSRINKISRPVKIMHVCGSHEHTIMQHGIRSLLPEEVEVVAGPGCPVCCVPAREIDECVELARQGVTITTFGDMLRVPGSYGSLADAKAEGADVRIVYGVNNAVEIAKNLDREVVFMAAGFETTAPTTASAILSDPPENFSVLSCHRLIPPALKFLIESGEVNLDGLIEPGHVSTIIGTRPYIPFSRDYGIPQVIAGFNPIDVLLAVYMILRQIRNGEAKVENEYRRVVREEGNVKAQEVMREVFFVTSREWRGFPEIPDSVYEIKDEFSDFNAREKFDIELGDVVECPTGCICGAVLRGVARPEDCSLFRSECTPTNPVGACMVSREGTCNIAYRYSSF
- a CDS encoding phosphoglycolate phosphatase — protein: MRAIAVDIDGTITDPTRKLSIPALKALRKAESFGVPVILVTGNILCFTRATSVLIGTSGGLVAENGGVIYSRGKVKVLGDIKKAERAYKHLRSFYPVEKVQFSEFRVSEIAIWRTIPEDIIKETLRDFDIEVYDTKFAIHLTDPQVNKGSSLKIVAKDMGLKTDDIMAIGDSENDIDFLKVAGLKVAVANADPQLKEMADYVTTKEYGDGVAEALEKFIFQRRGIDCMI
- a CDS encoding TldD/PmbA family protein; amino-acid sequence: MYDIAEKTFKEALKHAPNVEVYVQKEETLEVDIQRDKIDLAKEQHLTGLGLRVIQDKKMGFAYTTDMRRIKETIKMAVSNMGANEADENFKFSKPSHYPQVKKIYDKRFHDLEVSDAHEFAERMIDKVFDEGCEPTSGGFTASHLETLLLNSNGVESEYKSTGFSAHISVNAKEGDLKSTAYESDASCLMSIEPEKISQTACKIAKDSIGGEKIDTGDLSILLDYHAINGILATFTSAINADNVQRGRSYLADKIGEEIANLTMNIYDDGRITGGLYSAPMDDEGTPSQRTPIIEKGILKNFIYDLYTASKGNVKSTGNGIRPSFSSIPTVSTTNIILDFQDKITVDDIERGMLVTDVLGAHTANPISGDFSLEANNPFFIENGEIKYPIKKAMISGNLFNILKQVKMIDSKIRQIGAFITPRIFIETIRVIGG
- a CDS encoding radical SAM protein, with the protein product MMLEDYHLIREDKKLARFKIAASIKAKDVPKDKLWDEHERIRRKFKEYYEKQTIRSHETSFLDLKIKIADNIFKSCHFCERRCYVNRKKEPGYCGVLEARIASEFLHFGEEAPLVPSHTIFFSGCTFHCVFCQNWDISQNPQGGVHIKPGKLADIIDKKRRRGSFNVNFVGGDPTPNLNYILKVISKCKENIPIIWNSNFYMSKEAMNLLDGIIDLYLTDFKFGNDKCAKTLADVDNYWEIATRNHLLAKESADMIIRHLVLPGHIECCTIPILSWIADKLGKNTPVNIMGQYRPVYHAMEYPRIDRYPTREEIHTAREYARELGLANLL
- a CDS encoding NTPase, coding for MMWRIKRLNIIITGKPGSGKTTLIKKIKNYLEKKGASIGGIFTPEIREGKKRIGFEIIDIMTNERGILAEKGAPGPRVGSYGVNLETIKRVGIPGIEKAIKSADYIIIDEVAPMELKDPNFLVKVEEAFSSDKTVIAAFHRKLIQNIKDREDVQIFKIDPKNREIVYEEIKSIIEGK
- the pscS gene encoding O-phospho-L-seryl-tRNA:Cys-tRNA synthase, coding for MECDDYGLARAIERENLNLNPLQRGGVLPADAREALYEFSDGYSICDYCEGRLDQIRKPDITRFLEDLADFINIDIVRTVHGAREGKFAVMHAICDKGDTIVTDGNAHYTTHLAAERNRLKIIEAPNNGYPTFEIKPETYKQVLEDAIDKTEIKLAVLTHVDGDYGNLTNAKTIASICRRLGVPLLLNCAYSMGRMPIDAKEIGADFIVGSGHKSMAASGPIGVLGMTSEWEDIILKKSERHEKKEIEMLGCTSRGAPIATLMASFPHVKERVHRWNDEIKKTRHFIKEMEKLGEIIQLGVKPKEHDLVRFETPIFDSIARSHPRRGFFLYEELKKRKIVGIKRGQTRWFKCSVYAMTMEQVEYIINAFKDIIEKYQKS
- a CDS encoding GyrI-like domain-containing protein: MIKTKMVPDELIAVISYTGCFKKTKKLLQELEEWLREYKVKIGGSGFVIFYTSPFEDEGRYDVGFPIEEEVEGTDRVKIVTIPKHRVLYTFYKGSGRGAAYDSLIDFVEENKIDVIGSPREIYHGSRVEIQFPII
- the rpsJ gene encoding 30S ribosomal protein S10, whose product is MQKARIKLTGTDPKKLEYVCEQIKKIAERTGVDISGPIPLPTKRLIVPTRKSPDGEGTATWEKWEMRIHKRLVGIEADERAMRQVMKVNVPDNVSIEIELKG
- the tuf gene encoding translation elongation factor EF-1 subunit alpha → MAKEKEHINLAFIGHVDHGKSTLVGHLLLQAGVITEQQLAEGEDKFRYVMDRLAEERERGLTIDLAHTKFETKKYEFTIVDCPGHRDFVKNMITGASQADAAVLVVAADDGVMPQTKEHVFLARTLGIDQLIVAINKMDLVDYSEDRYNEVKDEVSELIKTVGYKPNEVPFVAVSAFVGDNITQKSDKTPWYKGPTIVEALDQLNPPEKPVDLPLRIPIQDVYSITGVGTVPVGRVETGVLKTGDNVIFEPPGVGGEVKSIEMHHERIEQAEPGDNIGFNVRGVGKNDIRRGDVAGHPDTPPTVAKQFTAQVVVLQHPGVITVGYTPVFHCHTAQVACTFTELVQKINPATGEVQEENPDYLKTGDAAVVKIQPTKPLVIEKIKDIPHMGRFAIRDMGQTVAAGMCIDLVPAK
- a CDS encoding elongation factor EF-2 → MSRRAKMISKIKELMYKPDYIRNIGIVAHIDHGKTTLSDNLLAGAGMISAELAGDQLFLDFDEQEQARGITIDAANVSMVHPYNGKEYLINLIDTPGHVDFGGDVTRAMRAVDGAVVVVCAVEGVMPQTETVLRQALKEHVKPVLFINKVDRLINELKLKPEELQERFIKIISQVNKLIKSMAPKEFKEKWQVRVEDGSVAFGSAYYNWAINVPIMQETGITFKDIYQYCKEDRQKELAQKVPLHKVLLGMVVEHLPSPSESQTYRVPVIWQGDLESGEGQAMLKTDPNGPLAVMITDVRIDKHAGEVATGRIFGGTIKKGDEIFLVGSHTTSRVQQVGVYMGPERINTDVVPAGNIVAITGAKNVVAGETICDTERKIEAFESLEHISEPVVTVAVEAKNTKDLPKLIEVLRQIAKEDPTVKVEINEETGEHLVSGMGELHLEIIAYRINEKGVEIETSEPIVVYRETVMDTAGPVEGKSPNKHNRFYITIEPLEESVFKAIQDGQIKEGRIKGKEMANKFIKAGLDKEEARRVWDVYEKNLFINMTRGIQYLDEIKELILDGFESAIDDGPLAKEKVMGVKVKLVDAKIHEDAVHRGPAQVLPAVRRAMYAAMMMAEPKILEPIQKVFINVPQEYMGNATREIQNRRGQILDMSQEGDMVTVEAKVPVAEMFGFAGDIRSATEGRCLWSTENAGFEKLPDELQKTIIREIRTRKGLSPEPYGADHYLS
- the rpsG gene encoding 30S ribosomal protein S7: MSLVFDKWDTKEVKVEDKGLAKYISLADVLVPHTMGRHVKRQFAKSKVSIIERLINKVMRTEKNTGKKNKAYKIVKKAFEIINQQTKKNPIEVLVKAIENTSPREETTRIKYGGIAYQVAVDVSPQRRLDLSLNFLTKGAMQAAFKTKKSIEECLAQEIILASEYDTRSFAIQKKEEKERIARSAH